A genomic window from Sparus aurata chromosome 4, fSpaAur1.1, whole genome shotgun sequence includes:
- the hdgfl3 gene encoding hepatoma-derived growth factor-related protein 3, whose protein sequence is MARPRPRDYTAGDLVFAKMKGYPHWPARIDELPEGAVKPPANKYPIFFFGTHETAFLGPKDLLPYKEYKDKFGKSNKRKGFNEGLWEIENNPGVKFTGYQAIHQQSSSEIEGGNTADGSSEGEEGDSVEEEDDKEKLKGDKTRSKRKKTATSKKSSKLSRISSGEDVLKKDGKDDDQKSGSEAGDPDNDVIQNTTDSKNQLLIEEH, encoded by the exons ATGGCTCGACCACGACCGCGGGATTACACGGCAGGAGATTTGGTTTTCGCTAAAATGAAGGGATACCCGCACTGGCCGGCGAGG ATTGATGAGCTTCCAGAAGGAGCAGTCAAACCCCCTGCCAACAAGTACCCCATCTTCTTCTTTGGTACCCATGAAAC TGCATTCTTGGGCCCGAAGGATCTTCTGCCATACAAGGAGTATAAAGACAAATTTGGCAAGTCCAACAAGAGAAAAGGCTTCAACGAGGGCCTGTGGGAGATTGAGAACAACCCTGGAGTCAAGTTCACAGGCTATCAG GCCATTCACCAACAGAGTTCATCAGAAATAGAAGGGGGGAACACTGCTGATGGCAgcagtgagggagaggagggtgacTCTGTTGAGGAGGAAGATGACAAGGAGAAGCTGAAGGGGGACAAGACCAGATCCAAACGGAAAAAGACAGCCACCTCCAAG aagTCCTCCAAGCTGTCGAGGATCTCCTCTGGAGAGGATGTCCTAAAAAAGGATGGGAAAGATGACGACCAGAAGAGTGGCTCAGAGGCAGGAGACCCTGACAATGACGTCATCCAAAATACCACCGACAGTAAG